The DNA segment GGCGGCATTTCCCGCTGGCAGCCGTGATCGGCGCGGTCATCACGTTCGAAATGGCACTGGTGGTGATGGGCGGCTTCAGCGGCATGGATGAACCCAAGCCCGTGGCCGATCTGGTGAATGCTGCCGGTCAGGTCATTCCCTATTCCAACACCCAGGCGCTGGGCAAGCTGCTGTACACCGAGTACCTGTACCCGATTGAAATTGCGGCAGTCATCCTGCTGGTGGCCATGATCACGGCCATTGCACTGACGCTGCGCAAGCGCAAAGACAACAAGGCAATCAGCGTTTCCGACCAGGTGCGAGTGCGTGCCCAGGACCGTCTGTCCATCGTCAAGATGCCCAGCACCCAGGCTCCTGTGGAGGAAACCGTTGTGGAGGAGAAGAAGGCATGACGCTCACACTGGGACATTTCCTGACCTTGGGCGCGATGCTGTTCGCGCTGTCGGTTGTCGGGATCTTTCTGAACCGCAAGAACCTGATCGTGCTGCTGATGGCCATCGAGCTGATGCTGCTGTCGGTGAACATGAACTTCGTGGCCTTCTCCCACTACCTGGGTGACATGCACGGCCAGGTGTTCGTGTTCTTCATCCTGACTGTGGCTGCAGCCGAATCGGCCATCGGCCTCGCCATCCTGGTGCTGCTGTTCCGCAACAAGTCCAGCATCAATGCGGAAGATCTCAACACCCTGAAGGGTTGAGTCGCCGGTCTTAGCAAGGTCCAGAAGAATGAGTCAAACCCTCTCTGCATCCATGCTCCTGGCGGTGCCTTTGGCACCGCTGGCGGGCTCCGCATTGGCCGGTATCTTTGGTACAGCCTTTGGCGGCAACAAGTTCGGACGCGGTGCCAGCCGTTCGCTCACCATCTTGGGTGTGCTGGTGGCATTCGTGATTTCCGCGATGACGTTCCAGTCGGTCGTTTTCGACGGCGCCACCTTCAACCAGACCATTTACGAATGGATGACGGTGGGCAGCCTGAAGATGGAGATCGGCTTCCTGATCGACAGCCTGACGGCCATGATGATGTGCGTGGTGACCTTTGTGTCGCTGATGGTGCACATCTACACCATTGGCTACATGGAGGAAGACGACGGCTACAACCGTTTCTTCTCCTACATCTCGCTGTTCACCTTCTCCATGTTGATGCTCGTGATGAGCAACAACCTGCTGCAGCTGTTCTTCGGCTGGGAAGCCGTGGGTCTGGTGTCGTATCTGCTGATCGGTTTCTACTTCAAGAAGGAATCGGCCATCTTCGCGAACATGAAGGCCTTCCTGGTCAACCGCGTTGGTGACTTCGGCTTCATCCTGGGTATCGGCCTGATCGCTGCCTACACCGGCACGTTCAACTACTCGGAAATCTTCGCCAAGCTGCCCGAGATCCAGAACACGCTGCTGCCTGGTACGGCCTGGCTGCTGGTGACCGTGACGGCCATCTGCCTGTTCATCGGTGCGATGGGCAAGTCGGCACAGTTCCCGCTGCATGCCTGGCTGCCGGATTCGATGGAAGGTCCTACCCCCATCTCCGCGCTGATCCACGCGGCCACCATGGTGACCGCCGGTATCTTCATGGTCTCGCGCATGTCGCCGCTGTATGAGCTGTCGGACACCGCGCTGAACTTCATCCTGGTAATCGGCTCCATCACGGCCCTGTTCATGGGTATCCTGGGCATCATCCAGAACGACATCAAGCGCGTGATTGCGTACTCCACGCTGTCGCAGCTGGGTTACATGACCATCGCCCTGGGCGTGTCGGCCTACTCGGTGGCCACGTTCCACCTGATGACGCACGCGTTCTTCAAGGCGCTGCTGTTCCTGGGTGCCGGCTCCGTCATCATGGGCATGCACCACAACCAGGACATCCGCTGGATGGGTGGCGTGCGCAAGTACATGCCCATCACCTGGATCACCTTCCTGCTGGGCAACCTGGCGCTGATCGGTACGCCGTTCTTCTCGGGTTTCTACTCCAAGGACGCCATCATCGAAGCGGTGCACGCTTCGCACCTGCCCGCGGCTGGCTTCGCCACCTTTGCGGTGCTGGCCGGCGTGTTCATCACGGCTTTCTATTCGTTCCGTCTGTACTTCATCGTGTTTCACGGCAAGGAGCGCTACGACCAGAATCCCGATGCACACCATGACGACCACCATGCCCATGATGACCACCACGACGACCACCACGGCCATGGCCACGATGCCAAGCCGCACGAGTCGCCCTGGGTGGTGACCGGTCCTCTGGTCCTGCTGGCCATCCCGTCGGTGGTGATCGGTGCCATGGCACTGATGCCCATGCTGTTTGGTGACTTCTTCAAGGGCGTGATCTACGTCGACGGCACCAAGCACCACGCCATGGCCGAACTGGCCGCGGACATCCACGGCTGGCTGCCCATGGCACTGCACGGTTTCCAGACCGCGCCGTTCTGGCTGGCTCTGGCCGGTGTGGTGGTCTCCTATGTGTTCTACATGGTCATGCCTGCCATCCCCACGGCCATCAAGTCGTTCTCGCAAAAGATCGGCCTGTATCAGGTGCTGGAAGGCAAGTACGGTGTGGACTGGGTCTACGAAAACATCTTTGCACGCGGCTCGCGTTGCCTGGGTACCGGTCTGTGGAAGGTGGGTGACCAAACCTTGATCGACGGTGTTGTCGTCAACGGTTCCTGGAAGCTGGTGGGCAAGATCGCTTCGGTGGTCCGCTGGTTCCAGTCGGGCTATATCTACCACTATGCATTGGTCATGATCCTGGGCATCTTCCTGCTCATGACTTATTTCGTGTGGCTCAACAAGTAAGGAAGTAGAAAAATGGGATTGTTGAGTCTTGCCATTTGGACACCGATTCTTTTTGGTGTCGTGCTGCTGGCACTGGGACGTGAAAGCCAGGTCCGCGCCGTGCGCTGGCTGGCCCTGATCGGGGCCATTGCCGGCCTGCTGGTGACCTTGCCGCTGCTGTCCGGCTTTGACACGACGACTGCCAACATGCAGTTCGTGGAAAAGTCGCTGTGGATTGAACGTTTCAATATCCACTACCACCTGGGCCTGGACGGCCTGTCGTTCTGGTTCGTGCCGCTGACGGCCTTCATCACGGTGATCGTGGTGATCGCTTCCTGGGAGAACATCACCGAGCGCGTGAACCAGTACATGGGCGCGTTCCTGATCCTGTCGGGTCTGATGGTCGGCGTGTTCTGCGCACTGGACGGCCTGCTGTTCTACGTGTTCTTCGAAGCCACGCTGATTCCGATGTACCTGATCATCGGTATCTGGGGTGGTCCGAACAAGATCTACGCCGCGTTCAAGTTCTTCCTGTACACCCTGATGGGCTCGCTGCTCACCCTGGTGGCGCTGATCTACCTGTACAACAAGTCGGGTGGCAGCTTTGACATCCAGACCTGGCACCAGCTGCCGCTGGGCAGCACGGCCCAGACGCTGATCTTCTTTGCCTTCTTCGCTGCGTTTGCCGTGAAGGTGCCGATGTGGCCGGTGCACACCTGGCTGCCCGACGTGCACGTGGAAGCGCCTACAGGCGGTTCTGCCGTGCTGGCGGCCATCATGCTGAAGCTGGGTGCCTATGGTTTCCTGCGCTTCTCGCTGCCCATCGCTCCGGATGCCGCCCGTGAATGGGCCTGGCTGATGATCACCCTGTCCCTGGTGGCCGTGATCTATGTGGGCATGGTGGCGCTGGTCCAGAAGGACATGAAGAAGCTGGTGGCGTACTCGTCCGTGGCCCACATGGGTTTCGTGACCCTGGGCTTCTTCATCTTCAACGACCTGGGCGTGGCCGGCGGTATCGTGCAGATGATTGCCCACGGCTTTGTGTCGGGCGCCATGTTCCTGTGCATCGGCGTGCTGTACGACCGCGTGCACTCCCGTGAAATCGCCGCGTACGGCGGTGTGGTCAACACCATGCCCAAGTTCGCTGCGTTTGCCCTGCTGTTTGCCATGGCCAACTGCGGCCTGCCTGCCACGGCCGGTTTCGTGGGTGAGTGGATGGTGATCCTGGCTGCCGTGAAGTTCAACTTCTGGGTGGGCATGGGCGCTGCCACGGCACTGATGTTTGGCGCGGCCTACACCCTGTGGATGTACAAGCGCGTCTATCTGGGCCCTGTGGCCAACGACCATGTGAAGGAGCTGCAGGACATCAACTGCCGCGAATTCCTGGTGCTGGGTGTGCTGGCCGTTGCCGTGCTGTACATGGGTATCTATCCCAAGCCCTTCACGGACGTGATGGATGTGTCGGTGGCGCAGCTGCTGCAGCACGTGGCACAGAGCAAGCTCCCCTGACAGGACAGAACTGAGAGATTCGAGATGATTGACAACATCAGCTGGCTTTCGATCTACCCCGAGATCGTGCTCCTAGTCATGGGATGCGTGATCGCCCTGGTAGATCTGGGTGTCAAAAGCCCACGCCGCACAGCGACCTATGTGCTGACCTTGCTGACGCTGGCCGTGGTCGCCGTCATGCAGGCCATGTATGCCTCCAGCGGCAATACCTTCTACGGCTGGGGCAACATGGTGGTCTCCGACGCCATGGGCAACTGGCTCAAGTGCTTCGCCACTGTCGCCATGATGGTGACCCTGGTCTACGGCCGTCCCTACGCGGGCGACCGCGGCATGCTGCAAGGCGGCGAGTTCTTCACGCTGTCCATGTTCGCGCTGCTGGGCATGTTCATCATGATTTCCGGCAACAACTTCCTGCTGATTTACCTCGGCCTGGAATGTCTGACGCTCTCCAGCTACGCGCTGGTGGCGCTGCGCCGCGACCATGCCACTTCCACCGAAGCGGCCATGAAGTACTTCGTGCTGGGTGCCATGGCTTCCGGTTTCCTGCTGTACGGCATGTCCATGCTCTACGGTGCCACCGGTTCGCTGGACATTGGTGAAGTCTTCAAGGCCATCAACTCCGGTCAGATCAAGCACCAGGTGCTGGTCTTCGGTCTGGTGTTCATCGTGGCTGGCCTGGCCTTCAAGCTGGGTGCCGTGCCTTTCCACATGTGGGTGCCTGACGTGTACCAGGGCGCTCCCACCGCCATCACCGCCATGATCGGCGGCGCGCCCAAGCTGGCCGCTTTCGCCATGGTGATGCGCCTGCTGGTGGACGGCCTGCTGCCGCTGGCCATCGACTGGCAGCAGATGCTGGCCGTGCTGGCGATTGCGTCGCTGCTGGTGGGTAACCTGGCTGCCATCATGCAGACCAACCTCAAGCGCATGCTGGCCTACTCCACCATTGCGCAAATGGGTTTTGTGCTGCTGGGCCTGCTGTCCGGCGTGGTCAACGGCAACGTGAACCCTGCCAACGTGGAAAGCGCCTACAGCTCCGCCATGTTCTATGTGGTGACCTATGTGCTGACCACCCTGGCTGCGTTCGGCGTGATCCTGCTGCTGTCGCGTGAAGGCTTCGAAAGCGAAGAAATCTCCGACCTGGCTGGCCTGAACCAGCGCAGCCCGCTGTATGCCGGCGTGATGGCCGCCTGCCTGTTCTCCATGGCCGGTATCCCTCCGCTGGTGGGCTTCTACGCCAAGCTGGCCGTGCTGCAGGCCCTGGTGGCTTCCGGTCAGGCGCTGTACATCGGTCTGGCCGTGTTCGCGGTGGTGATGTCGCTGATCGGCGCCTTCTACTACCTGCGCGTCGTCAAGGTCATGTACTTCGACAAGCCGCTGACCGCGACCAGCGTGTCCGCTCCGTTCGACGTGCGTGCCGTGCTGACCGTCAATGGTGCCCTGGTGCTGCTGCTGGGCATCTTCCCCAGCGCACTGATGTCCCTGTGCGCCGATGCGATAGTGCGCGCCCTGGCGTCATGAGGCTTTAAAATCGAAGCGTGACCCAAACTGCTTCTATCTGGCTCGTGATATTGGCTGCCCTTGTGGCAGCCAATTTGCCTTTTCTGAATGAACGCTGGCTGCTGGCCGGCCCCGTGGCCCGTGGTCATGCCAAGCCCTTCTGGGGGCGACTGCTGGAACTGTTCCTGCTGTACCTGCTGGTCGGTGGCCTGGCACTGGCGCTGGAAAAGCGTGCCGGCCAGATCTACCCGCAGGGATGGGAGTTCTATGCCGTGACCGGCGCGCTGTTCCTGACGCTGGCGTTTCCTGGCTTTGTCTACCGCTATCTGGGACAACGCCGCCGCACCCAGGCCTGAGCCGGCCTGCGTGTGCTGAGGAGGGCGACATGAAGGTCTTGGATCTGCGCTGCGAGCAAGGGCATCTGTTCGAAGGCTGGTTCGGCTCGGAAGACGATTTCCAAAGCCAGCTGGCCCGGGATCTGATTGCCTGCCCCGTGTGCAGCAGCGTACGCATCCACAAAGGCCTCAGCGCCCCGCGCCTGAACCTGGGCGCAGCCACCGCACCCAGTACGCCCGGCGCACCGGCAGCGCCGGCTGCTGCGGCGTCATCCACACCTCTTGTCCCGGAAGACCGCCTGCGGGCCGTGCAAGCGGCCTGGCTGCAGATGAGCCGCCGTATCGTGCAGCAGACCGAGGATGTCGGTGCCCAATTCGCCGACGAGGCGCGGCGCATCCACCGGGGCGAGGTGGAGGAGCGCGGCATCCGCGGCCAGGCCACACCGCGCGAGGCGCTGGAACTGCTGGAAGAGGGCATCGGCGTGCTGCCGCTGGCCGTGCCGGATACGTCCAAAGAGACCTTGCAATAAGGCCTGCAGTCCGCATTGCGGGTTCCACTGTGCAAAACGCTCCCTTGGTGGAGCGTTTTTTTATGCCCGCAGCGCGCAGGAAAGCTGCGCCGGGCTGTGCTAACTGACAGAAAGCTGCCGAACTTGTGGCTGGGCGACAGAGCCGGTTATCCCATCGGTGCTTGAATATTCTTCTAACACCTTGTATTTGCAGTGAATTTTTGATTCGTTGGCTGTCTAGGGTTTGTGCTTAGGTTGTAAGTCTTACGCATTAGCCCCAGTGCGGTCACAGAGGGGCCTACGTAGGATGCGCTGCAACATAAGAACATGGATGGTGCGGCCTGGAGACAAGCCACAAGCAGCACTATCCCAACCTTGAAGTGGGACTGCAGCGATGAGCGATGTCATTCTCGAAACCCGGAACCTGACCAAGGAGTTCAAGGGTTTCACTGCCGTGAGCAACGTCAATCTGGACGTTCAGCGCGGCAGCATTCATGCCCTGATCGGGCCCAACGGGGCAGGCAAAACCACGTGTTTCAACCTGCTGACCAAGTTTCTGGTGCCCACCTCGGGCACCATCAAGTTCAACGGCGTGGACATTACCGGCGAGGCGCCGGCGCAGATTGCACGCCGTGGCGTGATCCGCTCGTTCCAGATTTCGGCGGTGTTCCCGCACCTGACGCTGATGGAGAACGTGCGCATCGGCCTGCAACGCCAGCTGGGCACGGAATTCCATTTCTGGCGCAGCGAGAAGTCGCTGGACAAGCTCAACACCCGCGCCATGGAACTGCTCACCGAAGTGGGCCTGGAAGACCTGGCCGATGAAGTGACGGTGAACCTGCCTTACGGCCGCAAGCGCGCGCTGGAAATCGCCACCACCTTGGCCATGGAGCCCGAGCTGATGCTGCTGGATGAGCCCACCCAGGGCATGGGCCACGAAGACGTGGACCGCGTCACCCAGCTGATCAAGAAGGTCTCGGCCGGCCGCACCATCCTGATGGTGGAGCACAACATGAAGGTGATCTCCTCCATCGCCGACCGCATCACCGTGCTGCAGCGCGGCGCGGTGCTGGCCGAAGGTCCGTATGAAGAGGTCTCGAAGAATCCGCAGGTGATGGAAGCCTATATGGGCACCACCGACGGCCAACTGCAGGGCGCGCACTGATGGCTGCCATGCTGCGCCGCTTTGCGCCTTCCCCCCAAGGGGACGGCCGCTGTGCGGCAGAAGGTGCCTTGCTCGACGCCACGCAACTGGCGCGTGCCGGTTGTGCACGCCGCGCCCGGTGCGCGGTGCTTTGAAGAGATACGCAATGATGAACAACACAACAACTCCGGCGCTGGAGATCCGTGGCCTGGAAGCCTGGTACGGCGAATCCCATGTGCTGCACGGTGTGGACATCGTGGTCCAGCCGGGTGAAGTGGTGACGCTGCTGGGCCGCAATGGCGCGGGCCGCACCTCCACCATGCGTGCCGTGATGGGGCTGACGGGCAGCCGCAAAGGCTCGATCAAGATCAACGGCCAGGAAACCATCCACCTGCCCACCCACAAGATTGCGCACCTGGGCGTGGGTTACTGCCCCGAAGAGCGCGGCATTTTCTCCAGCCTGTCGTGCGAAGAGAACCTGATGCTGCCGCCGCCGCTGAAGACCGGCGAAAAAGGCATGAGCGTGGAGGAAATCTACGAGATGTTCCCCAACCTTGCCGAGCGCCGCCACAGCCAGGGCACGCGCCTGTCGGGGGGCGAGCAGCAGATGCTGGCCGTGGCCCGCATTCTGCGCACCGGTGCACGGCTGCTGCTGCTCGATGAAATCTCGGAAGGGCTGGCGCCCGTGATCGTGCAGGCACTGGCCCGCATGATCACCATGCTGCGCAGCAAGGGCTACACGGTGGTGATGGTGGAGCAGAACTTCCGCTTTGCCGCACCGCTGGCCGACCGCTTCTATGTGATGGAGCATGGCTCCATCGTCGAACGTTTCGAATCTGCGCAATTGCAGGAAAAGATGTCCGTGCTCAATGAGCTGCTGGGCGTATGAGTGTTTCTTGCACCGCAAGAGGCTAGGTAAAAAAGAGAGCTGCCAAGTGCGTGAAGCGTGCCGAGCAGCCTGAAATCAGCATAAATACAAGGAGACCGCAAACCATGCAGAATTTTTCGATGAAAGCCCTCGCTCTGGGTCTGGCCGCTGCAGGCCTGCTGGGTGTGAACGCCCAGGCGCAAGAGAAGGTGAAGATCGGCTTCATCACCGACATGTCCAGCAACTACGCGGACGTGGACGGCAAGAACGGTGCCATCGCCATCCAGATGGCGATCGATGACTTTGGCGGCAAGGTGCTGGGCAAGCCCATCGAGCTGCTGACCCAGGACCACCAGCACAAGCCCGACATTGCCGCCACCAAGGCGCGCGAATGGATCGACACCCAGAACCTGACCATGCTGCTGGGAGGCACCAATTCCGGCGTGGCCCTGGCCCTGGCCAAGGTGGCCAACGAGAAAAAACGCGTCTACATCAACAACGGTGCCGGTGCCTCGGCACTGACCAACGAGCAGTGCACCCCCTACACCGTGCACTACGCCTACGACACCGTGGCCCTGGCGAAGGGTACGGGCGCTGCCGTAGTGGAAAACGGCGGCAAGAGCTGGTTCTTCCTGACGGCGGACTATGCCTTCGGCCACTCGCTGGAGGCCGACACCGCTGCCGTGGTCAAGGCCAAGGGCGGCCAGGTGCTGGGCCAGGTGCGCCACCCGCTGAACGCCTCGGACTTCTCCAGCTTCCTGCTGCAGGCACAGAACTCCAAGGCCCAGATCCTGGGTCTGGCCAACGCCGGCGGTGACACCATCAACGCCATCAAGGCGGCGCGCGAGTTCGGCATCAACAAGACCATGAAGATGGCCGGCCTGCTGGTGTTCCTGACCGACATCCACTCGCTGGGCCTGAAAAACACCGAAGGCCTGCTGCTGACCACCAGCTGGGACTGGAACCTGAACGACGAAACCCGTGCCTTCGGCAAGAAGTTCATGGCCAAGACCAAGCGCATGCCCACCGATGTGCAGGCTGCCAACTACTCGGCCGTCACCAACTACCTGAAGGCCCTGGAAAAGTCCGGCACCACCGATGCCGACAAGGTCATGGCCACGCTCAAGAGCACGCCGCTGAAGGACTTCTACGGCCAGGGCGTGATCCGTCCCGATGGCCGCTATGCCCACGACATGTACCTGATGCAGGTCAAGTCGCCCAAGGAATCCAAGGAAGCCTGGGACTACTACAAGGTGGTCACCAAGCTGTCGGCCGACCAGGTGTGGACCACCAAGGCAGACAGCAAGTGCGCTCTCTGGAAGTAAGGCCCACGCGCCGGGCCGTCTGAAGGACGGTCCGGCAGCGGGCGCAGTGTTC comes from the Comamonas terrigena NBRC 13299 genome and includes:
- a CDS encoding NADH-quinone oxidoreductase subunit J yields the protein MDAKTGFFYLFSAVLLFAAFRVVTARNPVHAVLNLILAFSQASAIWLLLKAEFLAIALVLVYLGAVLVLFLFVVMMLDIRIDDVRRGFWRHFPLAAVIGAVITFEMALVVMGGFSGMDEPKPVADLVNAAGQVIPYSNTQALGKLLYTEYLYPIEIAAVILLVAMITAIALTLRKRKDNKAISVSDQVRVRAQDRLSIVKMPSTQAPVEETVVEEKKA
- the nuoK gene encoding NADH-quinone oxidoreductase subunit NuoK; this translates as MTLTLGHFLTLGAMLFALSVVGIFLNRKNLIVLLMAIELMLLSVNMNFVAFSHYLGDMHGQVFVFFILTVAAAESAIGLAILVLLFRNKSSINAEDLNTLKG
- the nuoL gene encoding NADH-quinone oxidoreductase subunit L; its protein translation is MSQTLSASMLLAVPLAPLAGSALAGIFGTAFGGNKFGRGASRSLTILGVLVAFVISAMTFQSVVFDGATFNQTIYEWMTVGSLKMEIGFLIDSLTAMMMCVVTFVSLMVHIYTIGYMEEDDGYNRFFSYISLFTFSMLMLVMSNNLLQLFFGWEAVGLVSYLLIGFYFKKESAIFANMKAFLVNRVGDFGFILGIGLIAAYTGTFNYSEIFAKLPEIQNTLLPGTAWLLVTVTAICLFIGAMGKSAQFPLHAWLPDSMEGPTPISALIHAATMVTAGIFMVSRMSPLYELSDTALNFILVIGSITALFMGILGIIQNDIKRVIAYSTLSQLGYMTIALGVSAYSVATFHLMTHAFFKALLFLGAGSVIMGMHHNQDIRWMGGVRKYMPITWITFLLGNLALIGTPFFSGFYSKDAIIEAVHASHLPAAGFATFAVLAGVFITAFYSFRLYFIVFHGKERYDQNPDAHHDDHHAHDDHHDDHHGHGHDAKPHESPWVVTGPLVLLAIPSVVIGAMALMPMLFGDFFKGVIYVDGTKHHAMAELAADIHGWLPMALHGFQTAPFWLALAGVVVSYVFYMVMPAIPTAIKSFSQKIGLYQVLEGKYGVDWVYENIFARGSRCLGTGLWKVGDQTLIDGVVVNGSWKLVGKIASVVRWFQSGYIYHYALVMILGIFLLMTYFVWLNK
- a CDS encoding NADH-quinone oxidoreductase subunit M, encoding MGLLSLAIWTPILFGVVLLALGRESQVRAVRWLALIGAIAGLLVTLPLLSGFDTTTANMQFVEKSLWIERFNIHYHLGLDGLSFWFVPLTAFITVIVVIASWENITERVNQYMGAFLILSGLMVGVFCALDGLLFYVFFEATLIPMYLIIGIWGGPNKIYAAFKFFLYTLMGSLLTLVALIYLYNKSGGSFDIQTWHQLPLGSTAQTLIFFAFFAAFAVKVPMWPVHTWLPDVHVEAPTGGSAVLAAIMLKLGAYGFLRFSLPIAPDAAREWAWLMITLSLVAVIYVGMVALVQKDMKKLVAYSSVAHMGFVTLGFFIFNDLGVAGGIVQMIAHGFVSGAMFLCIGVLYDRVHSREIAAYGGVVNTMPKFAAFALLFAMANCGLPATAGFVGEWMVILAAVKFNFWVGMGAATALMFGAAYTLWMYKRVYLGPVANDHVKELQDINCREFLVLGVLAVAVLYMGIYPKPFTDVMDVSVAQLLQHVAQSKLP
- the nuoN gene encoding NADH-quinone oxidoreductase subunit NuoN, producing the protein MIDNISWLSIYPEIVLLVMGCVIALVDLGVKSPRRTATYVLTLLTLAVVAVMQAMYASSGNTFYGWGNMVVSDAMGNWLKCFATVAMMVTLVYGRPYAGDRGMLQGGEFFTLSMFALLGMFIMISGNNFLLIYLGLECLTLSSYALVALRRDHATSTEAAMKYFVLGAMASGFLLYGMSMLYGATGSLDIGEVFKAINSGQIKHQVLVFGLVFIVAGLAFKLGAVPFHMWVPDVYQGAPTAITAMIGGAPKLAAFAMVMRLLVDGLLPLAIDWQQMLAVLAIASLLVGNLAAIMQTNLKRMLAYSTIAQMGFVLLGLLSGVVNGNVNPANVESAYSSAMFYVVTYVLTTLAAFGVILLLSREGFESEEISDLAGLNQRSPLYAGVMAACLFSMAGIPPLVGFYAKLAVLQALVASGQALYIGLAVFAVVMSLIGAFYYLRVVKVMYFDKPLTATSVSAPFDVRAVLTVNGALVLLLGIFPSALMSLCADAIVRALAS
- a CDS encoding DUF2818 family protein, whose product is MTQTASIWLVILAALVAANLPFLNERWLLAGPVARGHAKPFWGRLLELFLLYLLVGGLALALEKRAGQIYPQGWEFYAVTGALFLTLAFPGFVYRYLGQRRRTQA
- a CDS encoding DUF1178 family protein — translated: MKVLDLRCEQGHLFEGWFGSEDDFQSQLARDLIACPVCSSVRIHKGLSAPRLNLGAATAPSTPGAPAAPAAAASSTPLVPEDRLRAVQAAWLQMSRRIVQQTEDVGAQFADEARRIHRGEVEERGIRGQATPREALELLEEGIGVLPLAVPDTSKETLQ
- a CDS encoding ABC transporter ATP-binding protein, whose translation is MSDVILETRNLTKEFKGFTAVSNVNLDVQRGSIHALIGPNGAGKTTCFNLLTKFLVPTSGTIKFNGVDITGEAPAQIARRGVIRSFQISAVFPHLTLMENVRIGLQRQLGTEFHFWRSEKSLDKLNTRAMELLTEVGLEDLADEVTVNLPYGRKRALEIATTLAMEPELMLLDEPTQGMGHEDVDRVTQLIKKVSAGRTILMVEHNMKVISSIADRITVLQRGAVLAEGPYEEVSKNPQVMEAYMGTTDGQLQGAH
- a CDS encoding ABC transporter ATP-binding protein, which encodes MNNTTTPALEIRGLEAWYGESHVLHGVDIVVQPGEVVTLLGRNGAGRTSTMRAVMGLTGSRKGSIKINGQETIHLPTHKIAHLGVGYCPEERGIFSSLSCEENLMLPPPLKTGEKGMSVEEIYEMFPNLAERRHSQGTRLSGGEQQMLAVARILRTGARLLLLDEISEGLAPVIVQALARMITMLRSKGYTVVMVEQNFRFAAPLADRFYVMEHGSIVERFESAQLQEKMSVLNELLGV
- a CDS encoding ABC transporter substrate-binding protein: MQNFSMKALALGLAAAGLLGVNAQAQEKVKIGFITDMSSNYADVDGKNGAIAIQMAIDDFGGKVLGKPIELLTQDHQHKPDIAATKAREWIDTQNLTMLLGGTNSGVALALAKVANEKKRVYINNGAGASALTNEQCTPYTVHYAYDTVALAKGTGAAVVENGGKSWFFLTADYAFGHSLEADTAAVVKAKGGQVLGQVRHPLNASDFSSFLLQAQNSKAQILGLANAGGDTINAIKAAREFGINKTMKMAGLLVFLTDIHSLGLKNTEGLLLTTSWDWNLNDETRAFGKKFMAKTKRMPTDVQAANYSAVTNYLKALEKSGTTDADKVMATLKSTPLKDFYGQGVIRPDGRYAHDMYLMQVKSPKESKEAWDYYKVVTKLSADQVWTTKADSKCALWK